GTGTCACAGTCACTCCACTTGCTGCCGTAACTTCAGGATCATAACCTGAATATCCGGTGATCGTTGCTAAATTATTCACTGTGAAATAAATACGTGCATTGGACAGCATCACTTTATTTAAAAATTCTTTAGCAAAAGAATACCCTAAGGTAACCTGAGCAATTCTTAAATAAGAGCCATTCTCGACATAATAAGAAGAAGGATAAGCAATATTGGCCGTATTGGTATTGCTTAAACTCCAAAGGTTGGAATCCTCGTTTGGATTCAATTCTTTCAATCTTACCAAATTTGTTGTTGCCAAACCTGTATTCGGGTCAATCAAATGATAATAATTATTTCCGAATTCTGAAGGCACGTTCTGAAACATGGCGTAAGGACTTAAACTCTGCTTCGTCGCATTATAAATATCATTCCCTACACTGAACTTCATAAATACCGCCAAATCAAAGCCTTTATATGAGAAATTATTACTGATTCCCCCAATAAAATCAGGAGTTCCATTTCCTATCTTTTGCATTTTTCTGGTGAATTGATCTCCGGCTTCGTTGTCCGCGGCAAATTTCATATCTCCTGGCTTCGGAGTTCCTGAAGAAGGTTTTACCACCCCCGGCTTTAAGCTTAATGTTCCGTCTGTATTCTGAGTGAAGTCATCTGTGGTATACACTCCCTGGTAAACATATCCGTACATATCTCCCAGCTGCTCCCCTACAGTTGCATAGTAGGTTACCATTCCCGTTCTGCTGCCTCCGACACTGAAGGTTTTATTCAACTGCCCGTCTTCAAGAGACATTACTTTTGATTTATTGAAAGAGATGTTTAAATCGGTCGTCCATCTGAAATTGTTTGATTTAACGTTGATGGTATTCAATGTGAATTCCATCCCTCTGTTTCTCATCGAACCGATATTCTGATACTGTCTGGAGTACCCTGTAGAAACCGGAATTATCGACTGAAATAACATTTTGCTAACGTTATTGTTATACCATTCTGACGTTAATTTAACTCTACTGTTAAAAAATGCCATATCTACCCCAATATTTGTGGTTCTCAGCTCTTCCCACTGAAGCAAAGGATTCCCCCAGTTGGTACTGGTAACATACGCAGGAAACCCTTGAGTATTATTCATCGGATAATCTGTCAGTAAAACATTGGTTCTCCACAAGTTATTAGAGACCCCGTTGTTACCTGTAACTCCATATTCAATTCTTAATTTAAAATCATTAAAGAAATTATTGATTTTATGATCTTTCCAGAAGTTTTCCTGAGAAACACGCCACGCTCCCGCTACAGAAGGAAAATATCCCCAACGGGAACCTTCGGCAAATTTAGATGAACCATCCGCACGGAATGTTCCTGTAATTAAATAACGGTTGTCATAATTGTAGTTGACACGTGTAAAATAGGAAAGTAAACTATTGCTTGATCGATCTGTATTTTTATCAGCGACCGTCGCATTTCCAATATCATCCAGTCCGAAATTCGGATAAGGAAATTTAATCAGCCTCATGCTGCTTCCTTCCGATTCTTCATACCAGATTTCATTTCCGAGTAAAGCGTTTACCTTATGCTTCTCTCCAAAAGTTTTAGTATAATTTAAAGTATTGGTAATTTGATAACGGTAACTTTCTGCATTGGCGATATTCCCGTTGATTCCCGTATTGACAGGATCGGTAAGGAATGCCCTTGAGTTTTGATCAGAGAACGAAGTCGATTTACTATTTGTCCAGCTATATTGTCCGGCTGTTCTCCAGGTAAAGTTTTTTAAGAAATCAAACTCAATTCCTGCATTAGCAACGAAAGTTCTTGTTTTTTTATTTGAAGTAGATGCCTGAGTTTCGATGAATGGATTTTCCGTATCAAAACCGGAGTCCAGTGCTGAATAATCAGGGAAAGTCTGGGTATTGAACAGCTGATCGTCAGTAAATAACGTTCCTCCAGTAATTGGTTGAAGAAGGATCTTTTTCATCCCGGAATAAGATCCGCCCCCGTTGACAGAATTATTCGTAAACATGGTATTAAAATCTACCCTGATGCCTTTGTATAATTCTGAATTAATATTAGCACGCAATGAGTTTCTTGTTTCGCTGAAGTTCTGAAGCAAACCATCCTGCTTGTTGTAATTATAACTGATGAATGCCTGTGTTTTATCATTTCCAACGGAAACATTCACGTTGTGGTTTTGGGTTAATCCCGTTCCGCCCAACATTTTTTTCTGCCAGTCTAATGCAGCAGCAGATCCGTAACGGTCTGCAATTCTTTTAAAGGCTCCCGCATTGAATCCTGGAGTATCTGTCCCTAAACTATTATCAAAGGCATTGCTCCATTGCGTTGTTTTTCCCTGAAGCTGTGCCAGTTCGTACTGATATTTTACAAACTGCTCCGAATCGGAGATCATATCCAGCTTCTTCGAAAGCATATCAAAAGACATGAACGTGTTATAATTAATCACCGTTCTTCCTTTTTTACCGCTTTTGGTTTTAATCACAATAATACCATTCGAGCCACGCGCTCCGTAAATAGCAATGGCTGAAGCTCCTTTCAATACATCAATACTTTCAATATCATTAGGATTGATCACATTCAATGCATTATCCAGCTGAAAACCATCTACAATATAAAGTGGATCTGAACTTTGGGTAATGGAAGAACCTCCTCGCACCGTCACATTCGCACTTGCTCCCGGAGCTCCGCCCGCTGTTACGATATTCAGACCCGCTGCTCTACCTTGTAGTGCCTGCAAAGCATTCATTGCCGGTGTTGCCGCCAATTCTTTCGCTGAAACTGAAGAAACAGATCCCGTAAGATCTGATTTTTTCACTTTTCCATAACCGATAATGACTACTTCATCAATATCTTTTGTATTCGTTTTCACACTATCGTTCACTCCTTTCTGCCCCCAGACAAAACTAGCTGAAAGCATAAAAGCAGGAAACACGATCCGCTTTATATTCTGATGTTTAATTATTAAAGACATATGTTAGTTTTTATAAGGATTCATATTACTACATCACAATGTTACATTCTTACAACAATTCCCGCATCCTGCCATATCCTGCCCGAATTATTAAATAGATAACAAGTAGCAAATATTAATATAAATTTTTAGTTTAAAACAGTTAAATAGTAATGATTTTATCAAGTCATAGTGAAAATAGCAAGTGTTATTCCCTGCATTAAATCAATGATAATCATCTGATAATAAATTCTCATCAAAGAGAATAATCTCATATTAAAAAAGGCAACCGAAAAGAATCAATTGCCTTATTGAAAATTAAACTATATATTGATTAATGAAGAAATCATCCTTACTTATTTCACTTTTTTGTTCACTTAGTAATCTCCGTTTATCGCAGTGAGTTCCCATATCCCACAATCAGGATCGAAATAAACATCACCAGCATTCCCGCCACAATCGTAGAGATTGTTTTTTTTGAAACGCCTTTCCATTCTTTGATGATTACACCCCAAAGGTTCGCGATCAAAATAATAAATGCCATATGAAGAATCCATGAGCTCGGTCCGTTCCCCATTTTACTTTCTCCCATCCCATAAAAGAAGAACTGTAAAAACCACATGGTTCCGGCAAGCGCACAGAAGATAATATTCTTTACAACAGGTACATTTTTTTTAGCATAATCCGTATACGATTTATTTTTAAATGAAAGATAAAGACAGCCGATAAGGTTCGTAGCCATCCCACCCCAAAGGACAACGATATATGTGACATTGTTCTGAAAAAGAAACTCGCCCTGATTGGGATTTGCCAGTTTCCAGGCTTCATTGGCAACTACTGCCATAGGTTTTCCGGCTTCAAGACCAAAGTTGAAACAGGCACTCAAAACACCTGATATAATGGCAACCGTCAATCCCAAACCGAATTTATACTCGGTTTTTACCTGCACACCGTGAGGGTCTACAGATTCGGTCTGAAGTTCCTTGTCTTTCATTACTCCCGCTTTTCCGCTGATGATAATGCCGATAACACAGACAAAAAGTCCCAATAAAACAAATTGTCCCCACGAGCTTGAAAGCATCAGGCCAATATTATCTTTTCCGTCCTGTGGAGAAAATTCATAGTACATTGAGGGAACAAGTGAACCAATAACCATTGTCAGCCCCAACATAATGCTACTTCCAAGTGCAACACCCAAATAACGAACCCCAAGACCATACATAAAACCACCGATTCCCCACAGGGCTCCGAACAAAAAGGTAAGACCTAAAATAGATGAACTTTCATTTTTAATGATTTCCCAAAAGCCGGGTATCGTAAGAAATGCAGCTAGAGGCGGAACGATGATCCAAGAAAAAAATCCACCGATCAACCAAAAGGTTTCCCATTGCCATCCCTTTACTTTCTTGTAGGGTAAGTAAAAACTTCCCGAAGAAAAACCTCCTAAAAAATGG
The sequence above is a segment of the Chryseobacterium sp. MYb264 genome. Coding sequences within it:
- a CDS encoding SusC/RagA family TonB-linked outer membrane protein; this encodes MSLIIKHQNIKRIVFPAFMLSASFVWGQKGVNDSVKTNTKDIDEVVIIGYGKVKKSDLTGSVSSVSAKELAATPAMNALQALQGRAAGLNIVTAGGAPGASANVTVRGGSSITQSSDPLYIVDGFQLDNALNVINPNDIESIDVLKGASAIAIYGARGSNGIIVIKTKSGKKGRTVINYNTFMSFDMLSKKLDMISDSEQFVKYQYELAQLQGKTTQWSNAFDNSLGTDTPGFNAGAFKRIADRYGSAAALDWQKKMLGGTGLTQNHNVNVSVGNDKTQAFISYNYNKQDGLLQNFSETRNSLRANINSELYKGIRVDFNTMFTNNSVNGGGSYSGMKKILLQPITGGTLFTDDQLFNTQTFPDYSALDSGFDTENPFIETQASTSNKKTRTFVANAGIEFDFLKNFTWRTAGQYSWTNSKSTSFSDQNSRAFLTDPVNTGINGNIANAESYRYQITNTLNYTKTFGEKHKVNALLGNEIWYEESEGSSMRLIKFPYPNFGLDDIGNATVADKNTDRSSNSLLSYFTRVNYNYDNRYLITGTFRADGSSKFAEGSRWGYFPSVAGAWRVSQENFWKDHKINNFFNDFKLRIEYGVTGNNGVSNNLWRTNVLLTDYPMNNTQGFPAYVTSTNWGNPLLQWEELRTTNIGVDMAFFNSRVKLTSEWYNNNVSKMLFQSIIPVSTGYSRQYQNIGSMRNRGMEFTLNTINVKSNNFRWTTDLNISFNKSKVMSLEDGQLNKTFSVGGSRTGMVTYYATVGEQLGDMYGYVYQGVYTTDDFTQNTDGTLSLKPGVVKPSSGTPKPGDMKFAADNEAGDQFTRKMQKIGNGTPDFIGGISNNFSYKGFDLAVFMKFSVGNDIYNATKQSLSPYAMFQNVPSEFGNNYYHLIDPNTGLATTNLVRLKELNPNEDSNLWSLSNTNTANIAYPSSYYVENGSYLRIAQVTLGYSFAKEFLNKVMLSNARIYFTVNNLATITGYSGYDPEVTAASGVTVTPGYDSSTYPRSRSYVLGLNLTF
- the rhaT gene encoding L-rhamnose/proton symporter RhaT → MNALLGVIFHFLGGFSSGSFYLPYKKVKGWQWETFWLIGGFFSWIIVPPLAAFLTIPGFWEIIKNESSSILGLTFLFGALWGIGGFMYGLGVRYLGVALGSSIMLGLTMVIGSLVPSMYYEFSPQDGKDNIGLMLSSSWGQFVLLGLFVCVIGIIISGKAGVMKDKELQTESVDPHGVQVKTEYKFGLGLTVAIISGVLSACFNFGLEAGKPMAVVANEAWKLANPNQGEFLFQNNVTYIVVLWGGMATNLIGCLYLSFKNKSYTDYAKKNVPVVKNIIFCALAGTMWFLQFFFYGMGESKMGNGPSSWILHMAFIILIANLWGVIIKEWKGVSKKTISTIVAGMLVMFISILIVGYGNSLR